In Novipirellula artificiosorum, the following proteins share a genomic window:
- a CDS encoding AraC family transcriptional regulator → MKSTSLRDRFFRRLESYEQVFAMLDLLPGLSFFVKDRQGRFIALNRRGCEYCGVPTEAEAIGKTDHDFFPKQRADDYRADDLRVLESGKPIIDRVESAPESAGSPRLVMTSKVPLRDSRGQIIGVAGFSRQIEEIREPRGTVAAFAKVIEHLHQHFADNLVTADLAEMAGLSQSQFERRFRRAFGASPRQYLMGIRIERAAKMLLETEKTVAEIALTCGFYDHAHFSRRFRCIMNTSPTQYRTRDHDASS, encoded by the coding sequence ATGAAATCTACCAGCCTGAGAGACCGTTTTTTTCGACGTCTGGAGTCGTACGAGCAAGTGTTCGCGATGCTCGATCTGCTGCCGGGACTGTCGTTCTTCGTGAAGGATCGGCAGGGACGATTTATCGCCCTGAATCGGCGCGGCTGTGAATACTGTGGCGTACCCACCGAGGCGGAGGCAATCGGAAAGACGGATCACGACTTTTTCCCCAAGCAGCGAGCCGACGATTACCGTGCGGACGACTTGCGGGTGCTGGAGTCCGGCAAACCGATCATCGACCGTGTCGAGAGTGCACCCGAGTCAGCCGGTTCACCGCGATTGGTGATGACCAGCAAAGTTCCCTTACGCGATTCGCGTGGACAAATCATCGGTGTCGCGGGATTCTCTCGCCAAATCGAGGAAATCCGAGAACCGCGAGGAACCGTGGCGGCTTTTGCGAAAGTCATTGAGCACCTACACCAACACTTCGCTGACAACTTGGTGACGGCTGATCTGGCCGAGATGGCGGGGCTTTCCCAAAGCCAATTCGAACGCCGTTTTCGCCGCGCATTTGGAGCCTCGCCACGCCAATACTTGATGGGCATTCGCATTGAACGCGCTGCAAAAATGTTGTTGGAAACCGAGAAGACGGTTGCTGAGATTGCGTTGACATGCGGATTCTACGACCATGCACATTTCAGTCGTCGTTTCCGCTGCATCATGAACACCTCGCCAACGCAGTATCGGACTCGCGATCATGATGCATCGTCGTGA
- a CDS encoding sulfatase family protein has protein sequence MRKQLALVLSVLAMMGLSPQLSASGPRPNVVVLYADDMGVADVSYGDAGSKIQTPNLDRLASDGMVFTDGHSSSGICTPSRFAMLTGQHHWRRFHGIVNAFGGPVFEAEDFTIAKMFKKRGYRTACFGKWHLGWDFDAIRKPGVEKKDWVKADSYDWTKRFPGGPIDRGFDHYFGDGTINFPPYCWIENDRFLTIPTQPVIKSQPLAGGGSFRPGPMAESWNPYDVLPTITEKAVEWISKQKDVQPFFVYLAFNAPHYPIVPNEEFHGKSKAGYYGDFVVETDAMIGKVLAALAERGLAENTMVVFSADNGPETHAFQRLEEFDQWSSGDFRGVKRDIYEGGHRVPFIVRWPGRVKRGVVSDEVVSQVDLAATFAAMIDHPLDKDEAIDSYNLLPVLNGEDYARPLRTATVQNTSAGKFALRQGDWVLIDAPTGSAKKESNDYLKHFGLESYGTGHPGLLFNLKEDPRQSKNLYAKHPEKVESMRSLLKRYTNGERCAPINR, from the coding sequence ATGAGGAAACAACTTGCACTAGTCCTGTCGGTACTTGCGATGATGGGATTGTCGCCGCAGCTTTCCGCTTCCGGTCCGCGGCCCAACGTGGTCGTTCTTTACGCGGATGATATGGGCGTCGCGGATGTTTCCTATGGTGACGCTGGATCGAAAATCCAAACTCCGAACCTCGATCGTCTGGCGTCCGACGGCATGGTGTTTACCGATGGCCACAGCTCGTCGGGCATTTGTACTCCGAGCCGTTTCGCGATGCTCACCGGTCAACATCATTGGCGGAGATTTCATGGTATTGTGAATGCATTCGGTGGGCCCGTTTTCGAGGCCGAAGACTTCACCATCGCCAAGATGTTCAAGAAACGCGGCTACCGGACGGCATGCTTCGGCAAGTGGCATCTCGGTTGGGATTTCGATGCGATTCGCAAGCCCGGCGTGGAAAAGAAGGACTGGGTCAAAGCCGATTCTTATGACTGGACCAAGCGGTTTCCCGGAGGTCCAATCGATCGAGGCTTCGATCACTATTTCGGCGATGGCACGATCAACTTCCCGCCCTATTGCTGGATCGAGAACGACCGGTTTCTGACCATCCCGACCCAGCCGGTTATCAAATCGCAACCGCTGGCCGGTGGCGGTTCGTTTCGTCCGGGTCCGATGGCCGAGAGTTGGAATCCCTACGATGTCCTGCCGACGATCACCGAAAAAGCCGTCGAGTGGATTTCGAAGCAAAAGGATGTTCAGCCATTCTTCGTTTACCTCGCATTCAACGCGCCTCATTACCCGATCGTTCCGAACGAGGAATTTCACGGGAAATCGAAGGCGGGCTACTATGGTGATTTTGTCGTTGAAACCGATGCCATGATCGGCAAGGTGCTTGCTGCGCTGGCGGAACGCGGTTTAGCCGAAAACACCATGGTCGTTTTCTCCGCCGACAATGGGCCTGAAACGCATGCTTTTCAAAGGCTGGAAGAGTTCGATCAATGGAGCTCCGGAGATTTTCGGGGAGTGAAACGCGACATCTACGAAGGCGGACACCGTGTTCCCTTCATCGTGCGCTGGCCCGGCCGGGTCAAGAGAGGTGTCGTTTCTGATGAAGTGGTGAGCCAGGTTGACCTGGCTGCGACTTTCGCGGCCATGATTGATCACCCGCTGGATAAAGACGAGGCCATCGACAGCTATAACCTGCTGCCAGTTCTGAATGGTGAAGACTATGCTCGTCCCTTGCGAACGGCTACGGTGCAGAACACCTCTGCAGGGAAGTTTGCCTTACGCCAGGGAGATTGGGTGCTGATCGATGCGCCAACTGGCTCCGCGAAAAAAGAGTCGAACGACTATTTGAAGCATTTCGGACTTGAATCCTATGGAACGGGGCATCCTGGCCTGTTGTTCAACCTCAAGGAAGATCCACGCCAATCGAAGAACCTGTATGCGAAACACCCCGAAAAAGTAGAGAGCATGCGCAGCCTACTCAAACGCTACACAAACGGGGAACGTTGCGCGCCGATCAACAGATAG
- a CDS encoding response regulator gives MREIAESAGWEIAGEAEDGEQALSLYQQEKPDLVTLDIVMPKVDGVSALKQMMQHDPQARVVMVSAVNQKPKLAECIQAGAIDFIVKPFDKTLLREFFIKSFAAKSKP, from the coding sequence ATTCGCGAGATTGCGGAATCCGCCGGTTGGGAAATCGCAGGTGAAGCGGAGGATGGCGAACAGGCCTTGTCGCTTTATCAACAAGAAAAACCGGACCTCGTCACCTTGGATATCGTGATGCCCAAGGTCGATGGCGTGTCGGCGCTAAAACAAATGATGCAGCACGATCCGCAGGCACGTGTCGTCATGGTCAGCGCAGTGAATCAAAAGCCGAAATTGGCCGAGTGCATCCAAGCCGGTGCGATTGATTTTATTGTCAAACCGTTTGATAAAACGTTGCTCCGCGAATTTTTCATAAAGTCATTTGCTGCCAAAAGCAAACCGTAG
- a CDS encoding chemotaxis protein CheA → MPAGVTDAATPDQVEPTDDPEPVVSPASLVPIDATGTGETHTSDKAAGKVAETMRVEIDQLDGLMNLAGELVVNRARFVQISRQISPAHRKASTLNRIRDFCDSLRHTIDGLENDTAEPCDRIALVEQLRRGLELMDEHSEIWEHDRGYLEKFGEAIDQLSWVSQSLQKGVLDTRMVPVGPLFNRFKRVVRDLSNERGKRVNLRIRGEKTELDKRMIDALGDPLVHLVRNSIDHGLESPQVRRDNDKPDVGTIFLEATHSGNNVSIHIRDDGGGIDVEKIKAKLVSNRVLSESAAGELSDEQALDYIWHPGFSTAGDDDVVTVQGKRTIDVRDEFIPLVTIDEILDWHDIDSGHDGPGGRESDGDECDAEVQASEVVILQIAGKTMGLRVDELLGSHDMVIKSLSDNFFDIRGTRTDRVKANNRRETKRWQPNAYYSSTMPCLCGNAFARLRNPPVGKSQVKRRMANRPCRFINKKNRTSSPWIS, encoded by the coding sequence GTGCCGGCTGGCGTGACCGATGCCGCTACACCGGATCAGGTTGAACCGACCGACGATCCAGAACCCGTCGTGTCACCGGCATCCCTGGTGCCAATCGACGCGACCGGCACCGGCGAAACGCATACGTCGGACAAAGCGGCCGGTAAGGTTGCCGAAACCATGCGAGTCGAGATCGACCAACTGGATGGCCTGATGAATCTGGCCGGCGAGTTGGTTGTCAATCGAGCGCGCTTTGTGCAGATATCCCGCCAGATCAGTCCGGCGCATCGGAAAGCCAGTACGTTGAATCGGATCCGCGATTTTTGTGACAGCTTGCGTCACACGATCGATGGCCTAGAGAATGATACGGCGGAACCGTGCGATCGTATTGCGTTGGTCGAGCAATTACGTCGCGGTTTGGAGTTGATGGACGAGCATTCAGAGATCTGGGAACATGATCGTGGCTACCTGGAAAAGTTCGGCGAAGCAATTGATCAACTTTCGTGGGTCTCGCAGAGTTTGCAAAAGGGAGTCCTCGACACTCGAATGGTCCCCGTCGGTCCCCTCTTTAATCGCTTCAAACGTGTTGTCCGCGATTTGTCCAACGAACGTGGCAAACGTGTGAATCTGCGGATCCGTGGTGAGAAGACGGAGCTCGACAAGCGGATGATCGACGCTCTGGGGGATCCCTTGGTGCACTTGGTACGAAACTCGATTGACCACGGACTTGAATCACCACAAGTTCGCCGGGACAACGACAAACCGGATGTAGGAACGATCTTTCTGGAGGCCACACACAGCGGCAACAACGTCTCGATCCACATTCGCGATGACGGCGGTGGAATCGACGTTGAGAAAATCAAAGCGAAACTGGTCAGCAACCGAGTTTTGTCGGAGTCGGCCGCTGGCGAATTGAGCGACGAGCAGGCTTTGGATTACATTTGGCACCCCGGATTCAGCACGGCCGGCGATGATGATGTGGTCACGGTGCAGGGAAAACGAACCATTGACGTGCGAGACGAATTCATTCCGCTGGTTACGATCGACGAAATTTTGGATTGGCATGATATCGATTCTGGTCACGACGGCCCCGGCGGCAGAGAATCGGATGGCGATGAATGCGATGCCGAAGTGCAGGCATCGGAAGTGGTGATCTTGCAGATCGCCGGCAAGACCATGGGATTGCGGGTCGACGAACTGCTGGGCAGTCACGACATGGTGATCAAGTCGCTTTCGGATAACTTTTTCGATATACGTGGGACAAGAACCGATCGAGTTAAAGCAAACAATCGGCGAGAAACAAAGAGATGGCAACCAAACGCTTATTATTCGTCGACGATGCCCTGTTTATGCGGAAACGCATTCGCGAGATTGCGGAATCCGCCGGTTGGGAAATCGCAGGTGAAGCGGAGGATGGCGAACAGGCCTTGTCGCTTTATCAACAAGAAAAACCGGACCTCGTCACCTTGGATATCGTGA
- a CDS encoding DcaP family trimeric outer membrane transporter: MHRALSSAIWLVLAAGWSHAQTGSFPAALLPHAIESNDGGIELPVSMSPGLQLPGSFTFGGIDDQTAGLALADFSGEVNQPTSIAQVSESQVVSTGLTPAPNASRFQGKFSRNPRQFDVGTNLYDAPEFKGGLIVFGEDVAMKIGGYVKADFIYDFNPIDSTDSFVTTDIPVGAPARTNTRFHARQTRLSFDTRWASDAHPVRMFVEGDFFGDNNSYRLRHAYGEVGSLLVGQTWTTFTDVASFPATLDFEGSVSSVNRRQALIRWTQPVLNENWTMAIAAENPQFDVVPPPGITGDSRTPSPDLVARLRLSEEWGQYQIACLYRLGGFQPTDERVITGSAWGINLTGATLLTDKSKFYHQIVFGDGIGSYRGLPDAAPETATTDKVLGFTGWMVGITWDWNDRLSSNLTYAENALDNSLLQAASDERQTTYLAVNAIWNPVARVKVGIEYLYGLLETVDRKKGDAHRIQSALIFDLP, translated from the coding sequence TTGCATCGAGCACTATCCTCGGCAATCTGGCTCGTCTTGGCCGCCGGTTGGAGCCACGCGCAAACGGGCTCTTTTCCAGCGGCATTGCTACCGCATGCAATTGAGAGCAACGATGGCGGGATTGAGCTACCGGTAAGCATGTCACCGGGACTGCAGCTACCTGGTTCATTCACATTCGGCGGAATTGACGATCAAACCGCGGGGCTTGCACTGGCGGATTTTAGCGGCGAAGTCAATCAGCCGACGTCCATCGCGCAGGTATCCGAGTCGCAAGTCGTGTCGACCGGACTGACGCCCGCGCCCAATGCAAGCAGGTTCCAGGGGAAATTCTCACGCAACCCACGACAATTTGACGTCGGCACCAATCTCTACGATGCGCCCGAATTCAAGGGTGGTTTGATTGTGTTCGGTGAGGATGTGGCCATGAAGATCGGCGGATATGTGAAGGCCGACTTCATCTATGATTTTAACCCGATCGACTCCACCGATAGCTTTGTCACGACGGACATACCGGTTGGCGCTCCTGCCCGAACGAATACACGTTTTCATGCACGTCAGACAAGGCTCAGCTTCGACACACGCTGGGCGTCTGATGCACATCCCGTTCGCATGTTCGTCGAAGGGGATTTTTTCGGTGACAACAATAGCTATCGCCTACGTCATGCCTATGGCGAGGTCGGCTCCCTTTTGGTCGGTCAGACATGGACCACGTTTACCGACGTGGCCTCGTTTCCGGCAACGTTGGACTTTGAAGGGTCCGTTTCGAGCGTCAATCGACGACAGGCGTTGATCCGCTGGACACAACCGGTACTCAATGAGAATTGGACCATGGCGATTGCCGCCGAGAATCCGCAATTCGACGTGGTTCCGCCCCCGGGAATCACGGGCGATTCGCGTACGCCTTCGCCGGATTTGGTAGCGAGACTGCGTCTAAGCGAAGAATGGGGGCAATATCAAATAGCTTGTCTGTATCGGCTAGGTGGCTTTCAGCCGACGGACGAACGTGTCATCACGGGATCAGCCTGGGGGATCAACCTAACCGGAGCAACGCTCTTGACGGATAAGAGCAAGTTCTATCACCAGATCGTATTTGGAGATGGAATTGGTAGCTACCGGGGGCTGCCGGATGCGGCGCCCGAAACCGCAACCACGGACAAGGTGTTGGGATTTACAGGCTGGATGGTCGGAATCACTTGGGACTGGAATGACCGTCTGAGTTCCAACTTGACCTACGCCGAAAACGCCCTCGATAACTCGTTGCTTCAGGCGGCAAGCGACGAGCGGCAGACAACCTATCTAGCGGTCAATGCGATTTGGAATCCGGTAGCTCGAGTGAAGGTTGGCATCGAGTATTTGTATGGTCTGCTGGAAACCGTCGATCGCAAGAAGGGCGATGCGCATCGTATCCAATCGGCGTTGATCTTCGACTTGCCGTAA
- a CDS encoding mechanosensitive ion channel domain-containing protein encodes MDPLLPYGRIGPHAVLLLAACVLGLPGPVAWSQGTAPTTSGDAETAATEIPDDQSGTTTAPPILLEEVPNRAEATTAELATLLPRDSSHRTLERVGGETDLVLKEVETQLAKTRKMLTGRPNVRTLQRSSAELTEMLDHLRSLEEELDGQLDGFGDSFERIDKIAAVWTMTDELAKTKEDADATMLTRIAAVLGEIAQMRSSVVERRNELLSVRDKLVNPSVALAESIEQLQATVEARLAGIFRAEHPPLWSPRIRESLQMEWQTIGPQLLRKRFEERGQVSRKPTHSIGFQIVLFLAIGLTLRWLRQRTRARAEVDNRLRGAQLVFEHPWAMAVLITAFLTIPLDPLAPRSAGLVAAAFIAVATLRIVQRYLPDPLILFTWGLAILYILDRSRDLLDTTPTLSRLVFFAEMFGGLGLLIYLLRPSRIVKLPEERRGHPFFRPLYVAMSLAAGVLTIAILSDLFGWSDLAVLLGDGVLRSGYLGLVVFVLLKVAQGLAMFALVLRPLELVRAISNHRQRVQHWLERGLSVLAAGFWAALVCGQLGLLTPAIEVAKQVLGASVEIGALSVSLSDVVVFAFTVWFSFLLARWVQVLLQEDVFSRVRTSRGVPYAVSNLARYSVICLGFLVGLSAAGVEITKLAVVAGGLGVGIGFGLQNVVNNFVSGLILLFERPIDVGDTIELSDTSGTMKRIGIRASVIRTFDGAEVIVPNGMLISDKVTNWTLSDRRRRIDLNVGVEYGTPAQRVIDLLIDVAKANPKVIGDPEPVAFFENFGDSSLDFKLRAWFDADHATNTHTIHSEIAVAVQQALEDAHIGVPFPQRDLRLISMPPNAESDPNAATDLGAVKPPSDPRDGP; translated from the coding sequence ATGGACCCCCTGCTTCCATACGGTCGTATAGGACCACATGCGGTGTTGCTTTTGGCGGCATGCGTCCTTGGGCTTCCAGGCCCCGTCGCATGGTCGCAGGGCACTGCACCCACGACATCGGGCGACGCAGAGACCGCTGCGACGGAGATTCCTGACGATCAGTCGGGAACAACAACCGCCCCGCCCATCTTGCTGGAGGAAGTGCCAAATCGCGCGGAAGCGACAACCGCCGAGTTGGCTACGCTGCTACCCCGCGACAGCTCCCATCGGACCCTTGAGCGGGTCGGTGGAGAAACGGATCTCGTACTCAAAGAAGTCGAGACGCAATTGGCGAAGACCCGGAAAATGCTGACTGGCCGTCCCAACGTGCGCACTCTGCAAAGGTCCTCGGCCGAGCTCACCGAGATGCTCGATCACTTGCGGTCACTCGAGGAGGAACTGGATGGCCAACTGGATGGCTTCGGTGATTCATTCGAGCGAATTGACAAGATTGCAGCGGTTTGGACGATGACGGACGAACTGGCCAAGACCAAAGAGGACGCCGATGCGACGATGTTGACACGCATTGCCGCCGTGCTCGGTGAGATCGCTCAGATGCGTTCGTCAGTCGTCGAACGTCGCAATGAGCTATTGTCCGTGCGCGACAAACTGGTGAATCCGAGCGTCGCGCTCGCTGAATCCATCGAACAGTTGCAAGCGACCGTGGAGGCACGGCTGGCGGGAATTTTTCGGGCCGAGCACCCACCGTTGTGGAGCCCGCGAATCCGAGAATCGCTCCAGATGGAATGGCAAACCATCGGGCCGCAGCTCTTAAGGAAGCGGTTTGAAGAGAGGGGACAAGTCTCGAGGAAGCCCACGCATTCGATCGGCTTCCAGATCGTGCTGTTCCTAGCCATTGGCCTAACCTTGCGTTGGCTGCGCCAGCGGACCCGAGCGAGGGCGGAAGTTGATAATCGTCTAAGAGGTGCCCAGTTGGTCTTCGAGCACCCGTGGGCCATGGCCGTGTTGATCACAGCTTTTCTCACGATACCGCTGGACCCGCTAGCACCCCGTAGCGCTGGATTGGTCGCCGCCGCATTCATCGCCGTCGCAACGTTGCGAATTGTTCAGCGCTACCTACCTGATCCATTGATCCTGTTCACTTGGGGGCTGGCGATTCTGTACATTCTCGATCGGTCTCGCGACCTGCTCGATACGACACCCACTCTGAGTCGCCTCGTCTTCTTCGCAGAGATGTTCGGTGGACTCGGCTTGTTGATCTACCTGTTGCGCCCGAGCCGAATCGTCAAACTGCCCGAGGAGCGTCGAGGTCATCCCTTCTTCCGACCGCTCTACGTGGCGATGAGTCTCGCTGCTGGAGTTTTGACAATAGCAATCTTGTCGGATCTGTTTGGATGGAGTGACCTTGCCGTGTTGCTGGGCGACGGCGTTCTGAGAAGCGGCTATCTGGGGTTGGTGGTCTTTGTGCTGCTGAAGGTGGCTCAGGGGCTAGCCATGTTTGCGCTCGTCCTTCGACCTCTCGAACTCGTTCGGGCGATCTCCAATCATCGACAGAGAGTGCAGCATTGGCTTGAGCGAGGCTTGAGTGTCCTTGCGGCGGGCTTCTGGGCGGCACTTGTCTGTGGGCAACTTGGTCTACTCACGCCCGCGATCGAGGTTGCCAAACAGGTCCTTGGTGCCAGTGTCGAGATCGGTGCGCTCTCGGTTTCACTGAGCGACGTGGTCGTGTTTGCATTCACCGTTTGGTTCTCCTTTCTGCTTGCGCGGTGGGTGCAGGTGCTTCTTCAGGAAGATGTGTTCTCGCGGGTACGTACCAGCCGAGGTGTTCCGTACGCTGTCTCGAACCTCGCCCGATACAGCGTGATTTGCCTTGGCTTTCTGGTCGGTCTGTCCGCAGCGGGCGTCGAGATCACTAAACTTGCCGTCGTCGCAGGTGGGCTAGGCGTCGGGATCGGATTCGGTTTACAAAACGTTGTCAATAATTTTGTTTCTGGTCTGATCCTGCTCTTTGAGCGACCGATCGATGTCGGAGACACGATCGAGTTGTCCGACACCTCGGGGACCATGAAACGGATTGGTATCCGTGCCAGCGTGATCCGCACCTTCGACGGGGCCGAAGTCATTGTGCCCAACGGCATGCTCATCTCGGACAAGGTCACCAACTGGACGCTTTCGGACAGGCGTCGGCGGATCGATCTGAACGTGGGGGTCGAATACGGGACACCCGCCCAGCGAGTGATTGACCTGCTGATTGATGTGGCGAAGGCCAACCCCAAGGTGATTGGCGATCCCGAGCCGGTCGCCTTTTTTGAGAACTTTGGCGACAGCTCTCTCGATTTCAAGCTCCGGGCGTGGTTCGATGCGGATCACGCAACCAACACGCATACAATCCACAGCGAGATTGCTGTCGCCGTCCAGCAGGCGCTCGAAGACGCCCACATCGGCGTCCCCTTCCCGCAACGCGATCTCCGTCTGATCAGCATGCCCCCCAACGCGGAGTCAGACCCCAACGCGGCGACAGACCTCGGTGCGGTAAAGCCGCCGTCCGATCCCAGAGATGGGCCATGA
- a CDS encoding glycoside hydrolase family 88 protein, translating to MRDSGVDATSQSLTRDNPYRDTDRDWVRSTWYSGVIEAYHATADPTYLNQALQWAEKHQWKIGKERSGFNRLFCAMTWAELHLLDPNPMKIVPTIDGLRIDLPYAPEVGKVWYSHEPNPTDVRHVYADSLYAAPLFAMLYKATGDQKYLDFLNDAFWNVTDVILDKDEALYYRDPSYIGIESPNGEKILWSRGNGWVFAGLPRLLKHLPKDAPNYDRYVDLYRRMAKSLAARQQDDGFWRSNLDDPWHYTMPESSGTALAAGLLLDNPVLIHR from the coding sequence ATCCGAGATTCTGGAGTTGATGCAACGAGCCAATCGCTCACGCGCGACAATCCTTATCGCGACACCGATCGCGATTGGGTGCGATCCACTTGGTATTCCGGCGTCATCGAGGCGTATCATGCCACGGCCGATCCAACCTATCTCAATCAGGCTTTGCAATGGGCCGAGAAGCATCAGTGGAAAATCGGAAAAGAGCGATCGGGGTTCAATCGGTTGTTTTGCGCGATGACGTGGGCGGAGCTGCATTTGCTTGACCCGAACCCAATGAAGATTGTCCCCACGATCGACGGACTTCGCATCGACTTGCCCTACGCGCCAGAGGTCGGGAAGGTGTGGTACAGTCATGAGCCCAATCCCACGGACGTTCGTCATGTTTACGCCGACTCGCTGTATGCCGCTCCGTTATTCGCGATGCTGTACAAGGCGACTGGCGATCAGAAGTATCTGGATTTCCTGAATGACGCGTTCTGGAACGTGACGGACGTGATTCTGGACAAGGACGAAGCGCTGTACTATCGCGATCCATCCTACATCGGAATAGAGTCACCCAACGGCGAGAAGATTCTCTGGTCTCGCGGCAACGGCTGGGTGTTTGCCGGGCTCCCGAGACTCCTGAAACATCTTCCCAAGGACGCCCCGAATTACGACCGGTATGTCGACCTGTACCGGCGGATGGCCAAGTCGCTTGCCGCACGTCAACAGGATGACGGCTTCTGGCGGTCTAACTTGGATGATCCCTGGCACTATACGATGCCCGAGAGCAGCGGCACGGCACTAGCCGCCGGTTTGTTGCTCGATAACCCTGTCCTCATTCACCGGTAG